A genomic segment from Bradyrhizobium diazoefficiens USDA 110 encodes:
- a CDS encoding isocitrate/isopropylmalate dehydrogenase family protein — translation MSANNAFHIAVLAGDGIGPEVMAPAIEVLRKIEQKSDLRFRFTEAPAGANNYLATGKSMPERTIKLCEEADAILLGACGLPSVRYPDNTEIAPQIELRFIFDLYAGVRPARLIPGVPSPIVGADTRGIDLVVIRESTEGLFASMGKGVVTHEDARETMVITRRTSERLFEFSFRLAARRKARGKPGMLTCVDKANVFKAFAFFRGIFDEIAKKHPEVRTDRLYVDACSAMLVKRPWDFDVMVMENMFGDIVSDITASLIGGLGMAPSADIGDKYAVFQPCHGTAPDIMGQGKANPTGMILSAAMMLDWIADKHGVESAAEAGETIERAVDQVYAGGIKPMEFGGSNGTADITKAVLGAL, via the coding sequence ATGTCCGCAAACAACGCCTTCCACATTGCCGTGCTCGCCGGTGACGGCATCGGCCCTGAAGTCATGGCCCCGGCGATCGAGGTGCTGCGCAAGATCGAACAGAAATCGGATTTGCGCTTCCGCTTCACCGAGGCGCCGGCCGGTGCCAACAATTATCTCGCCACCGGCAAGTCGATGCCCGAGAGAACGATCAAGCTGTGCGAGGAGGCGGATGCGATCCTGCTCGGGGCCTGCGGCCTGCCGTCGGTGCGCTACCCCGACAACACCGAGATCGCGCCGCAGATCGAGCTGCGCTTCATCTTCGATCTCTATGCCGGCGTGCGGCCGGCGCGGCTCATTCCGGGCGTGCCGAGCCCGATCGTCGGCGCCGACACGCGCGGTATCGACCTCGTCGTGATCCGCGAATCCACCGAGGGCCTGTTCGCCTCGATGGGCAAGGGCGTCGTCACCCATGAGGATGCGCGCGAGACCATGGTGATCACGCGCCGGACCTCCGAGCGCCTGTTCGAGTTCTCGTTTCGCCTCGCCGCACGCCGCAAGGCGCGCGGCAAGCCGGGGATGCTGACCTGCGTCGACAAGGCGAACGTGTTCAAGGCCTTTGCCTTCTTCCGCGGCATCTTCGACGAGATTGCCAAGAAGCATCCGGAGGTGAGGACCGACCGGCTCTATGTCGATGCCTGCTCGGCGATGCTGGTGAAGCGTCCCTGGGATTTCGACGTGATGGTGATGGAGAACATGTTCGGCGACATCGTCTCCGACATCACCGCGAGCCTGATCGGCGGTCTCGGCATGGCGCCGTCGGCCGACATCGGCGACAAATACGCCGTGTTCCAGCCTTGCCACGGCACCGCGCCCGATATCATGGGGCAGGGCAAGGCCAATCCGACCGGCATGATCCTGTCGGCCGCGATGATGCTGGACTGGATCGCGGACAAGCACGGCGTCGAGAGCGCGGCAGAAGCCGGCGAGACGATCGAACGTGCGGTGGACCAGGTCTATGCCGGCGGCATCAAGCCGATGGAGTTCGGCGGCAGCAACGGCACGGCCGACATCACGAAGGCGGTGCTGGGGGCGCTGTAG
- a CDS encoding patatin-like phospholipase family protein — MNGMQDNGQRKSMDLPGQVVLVLQGGGALGSYQAGVYQALHEAGIEPDWIIGTSIGAINASLIAGNAPEHRLARLKEFWKRMEQNPVWNWRTAFPDFNEKLAYWSTVTHGIPGFFRPNPLAHAGESYPLGADHAGFYSTAPLEKTLSELVDFDLANRCAPRLTVGAAHVGTSEMRYFDSRDGELTVKHVMASGALPPAFPAVRIDGELYWDGGILSNTPTEAVFDDNPRRDSLIFSVHLWNPVGAEPTTMAEVLNRHKDVMYSSRIASQIARQQQAHRLRHVINQLAARLPENERSDPAVRELMSYGCSTRMHVVRLLAPQLDRETHTKDIDFSPSGITRRWHAGYAHTRSVLARRPWIGEFDPLAGVVLHEHMDEMPIAAE; from the coding sequence ATGAACGGCATGCAGGACAACGGGCAACGAAAGAGCATGGACCTGCCGGGTCAGGTCGTTCTCGTGCTGCAGGGCGGCGGCGCGCTTGGCTCCTACCAGGCCGGCGTCTACCAGGCGCTGCACGAGGCCGGCATCGAGCCGGACTGGATCATCGGCACCTCGATCGGCGCCATCAATGCGAGCCTCATCGCGGGCAATGCGCCGGAGCATCGGCTGGCGCGCCTGAAGGAATTCTGGAAGCGGATGGAGCAGAATCCGGTCTGGAACTGGCGCACCGCGTTTCCCGACTTCAACGAGAAGCTCGCCTATTGGTCGACCGTGACCCACGGCATTCCCGGCTTCTTCCGGCCCAACCCGCTGGCGCATGCCGGGGAGTCCTATCCGCTCGGCGCCGATCACGCCGGTTTCTATTCGACCGCGCCGCTGGAGAAGACGCTGAGCGAGCTGGTCGATTTCGACCTCGCCAATCGCTGCGCGCCGCGCCTGACGGTCGGTGCGGCCCATGTCGGCACCAGCGAAATGCGCTATTTCGACAGCCGCGACGGCGAACTGACGGTGAAGCATGTCATGGCCTCGGGCGCATTGCCGCCGGCCTTCCCGGCGGTGCGCATCGACGGCGAACTCTATTGGGACGGGGGCATCCTCTCGAACACGCCGACGGAAGCGGTGTTCGACGACAATCCGCGCAGGGATTCGCTGATCTTCTCCGTGCATCTGTGGAATCCGGTCGGCGCCGAGCCAACCACGATGGCGGAGGTGCTGAACCGGCACAAGGATGTGATGTATTCCAGCCGGATCGCGAGCCAGATCGCCCGCCAGCAGCAGGCCCATCGCCTGCGGCACGTCATCAACCAGCTCGCCGCGCGTCTGCCCGAGAACGAGCGCAGCGATCCCGCGGTGAGGGAGCTGATGAGCTACGGCTGTTCGACCCGCATGCACGTCGTGCGGCTGCTGGCGCCGCAGCTCGACCGCGAGACCCATACCAAGGACATCGACTTCAGCCCGTCAGGCATTACGCGGCGCTGGCATGCGGGCTACGCCCATACGAGGTCCGTGCTCGCACGAAGGCCGTGGATCGGTGAATTCGATCCGCTCGCCGGCGTGGTGCTGCACGAGCATATGGACGAGATGCCGATTGCGGCGGAGTAG
- a CDS encoding alcohol dehydrogenase, whose product MKSFKVADFKAPLQEFDEPTPQPSGTQVLIKVKAAGVCHSDLHIWEGGYDLGHGRKPLSLKDRGINLPLTMGHETVGEIVAFGPDVKPTDQGDLRLGDVGLVYPWIGCGKCATCLGGDENMCLTPRSLGVYCDGGYSDHMLVPHPRYLLNLKGLDPATTAPYACSGVTTYSALKKVEQHFDTPIVMFGAGGLGLMALSLLKAMGGKGAIMVDIDARKREAAEKAGALATVDPKAPDALEQLAKKAGGPIRAVIDLVGNAATTQLGFDCLTKGGKLVIVGLFGGGATWALPLIPIKAVTIQGSYVGNLRETQELLDLVRTKNVPPIPVTRQPLAKANDALVQLQQGAVVGRTVLTP is encoded by the coding sequence ATGAAGAGTTTCAAGGTCGCCGATTTCAAGGCGCCGCTGCAGGAGTTCGACGAGCCCACGCCGCAGCCGTCGGGCACGCAGGTGCTGATCAAGGTGAAGGCCGCCGGCGTCTGCCACAGCGACCTCCATATCTGGGAAGGCGGTTACGATCTCGGCCATGGCCGCAAGCCGCTGTCGCTGAAGGACCGCGGCATCAATCTGCCGCTGACCATGGGCCACGAGACGGTCGGTGAAATCGTGGCTTTCGGTCCTGACGTGAAGCCGACCGACCAGGGTGATCTCAGGCTCGGCGATGTCGGCCTGGTCTATCCCTGGATCGGCTGCGGCAAGTGCGCGACCTGCCTTGGCGGCGACGAGAACATGTGCCTGACGCCGCGCTCGCTCGGCGTCTATTGCGACGGCGGCTATTCCGATCACATGTTGGTGCCGCATCCGCGCTATCTGCTGAACCTCAAAGGGCTCGATCCCGCGACCACCGCGCCCTATGCCTGCTCGGGCGTCACCACCTACAGTGCGCTGAAGAAGGTCGAGCAGCATTTCGACACGCCGATCGTGATGTTCGGCGCCGGCGGCCTCGGCCTGATGGCGCTGTCGCTGTTGAAAGCGATGGGCGGCAAGGGCGCGATCATGGTCGACATCGACGCCAGGAAGCGCGAGGCGGCGGAGAAGGCCGGCGCGCTTGCGACCGTCGATCCCAAGGCGCCGGACGCGCTGGAGCAGCTTGCCAAGAAAGCGGGCGGGCCGATCCGCGCCGTCATCGACCTCGTCGGCAATGCCGCGACGACGCAGCTCGGCTTCGACTGCCTGACCAAGGGCGGCAAGCTCGTCATCGTCGGCCTGTTCGGCGGTGGCGCGACCTGGGCGCTGCCGCTGATTCCGATCAAGGCGGTGACCATCCAGGGCAGCTATGTCGGCAATCTGCGCGAGACGCAGGAACTGCTCGACCTCGTGCGAACGAAGAACGTGCCGCCGATCCCGGTGACGCGTCAGCCGCTCGCCAAGGCCAACGACGCGCTGGTGCAGTTGCAGCAGGGCGCCGTGGTCGGACGCACGGTGCTGACGCCGTAG
- a CDS encoding CaiB/BaiF CoA transferase family protein, with protein sequence MQLADKHESTTTKAFAGLRVLDFSTTIAGPHCTRMLADMGAEVIKIETDGGETMRTRPPLRKGCSTVFGQLNVGKKSVVLDLKSEDGREAILRLAATADILVENFRPGVMHRLRLDYDRMRPVNPRLIYCSISGYGQSGPSAELPAYAPVIHAASGYDMAHLAYQPGRNRPDYCGIYHADVVTGTYGFGAIASALYQRTVTGLGQHIDVSMLESMLTLTLIELQSSQFAVKPPPRPMFGPTETANGYVMITVASEKTFQCLMGVIGRPDWISDPRFSAYAARRENWADLMDGVEAWSRQLSTEACLVALGAAGVPASAYRTVSEALADPQLAHRQALSSVEDGGGSFQVLNLPFRMSGADTTPARAMAALGEHTGALRDEIGLADDASIP encoded by the coding sequence ATGCAGCTAGCAGATAAGCATGAGAGCACGACGACAAAGGCCTTCGCCGGACTCAGGGTGCTGGATTTTTCGACCACCATCGCCGGTCCCCATTGCACGCGGATGCTCGCCGATATGGGCGCCGAGGTCATCAAGATCGAGACCGACGGCGGCGAGACAATGCGGACCCGGCCGCCGCTGCGCAAGGGGTGCAGCACCGTATTCGGCCAGCTCAATGTCGGCAAGAAGAGCGTCGTGCTCGACCTCAAGTCCGAGGACGGCAGGGAGGCGATCCTCCGGCTGGCCGCGACCGCCGACATCCTGGTCGAGAACTTCCGGCCCGGCGTGATGCACCGGCTGCGGCTCGACTACGACAGAATGCGCCCGGTCAATCCAAGGCTGATTTATTGCTCGATCTCGGGCTACGGCCAGAGCGGCCCCTCGGCCGAGCTGCCGGCCTATGCGCCGGTGATCCACGCGGCCTCCGGCTATGACATGGCGCATCTCGCCTACCAGCCCGGCCGTAACCGCCCCGACTATTGCGGCATCTACCATGCCGACGTCGTCACCGGCACCTACGGTTTTGGGGCGATTGCGTCGGCGCTCTATCAGCGCACGGTGACCGGGCTTGGCCAGCACATCGACGTCTCCATGCTGGAGTCGATGCTGACGCTGACTCTGATCGAGTTGCAGAGCTCGCAGTTCGCGGTGAAGCCGCCACCGCGCCCGATGTTCGGGCCGACCGAGACGGCCAATGGCTATGTCATGATCACGGTCGCGAGCGAAAAGACGTTTCAGTGTTTGATGGGCGTGATCGGACGCCCCGACTGGATTTCCGATCCGCGCTTCTCCGCCTACGCTGCGCGCCGCGAGAACTGGGCCGACTTGATGGACGGCGTCGAGGCCTGGTCGCGGCAGCTCTCGACCGAGGCATGCCTCGTCGCACTCGGTGCGGCCGGCGTGCCGGCCTCGGCCTATCGCACCGTCTCCGAGGCGCTGGCCGATCCGCAGCTCGCGCACCGGCAGGCGCTCTCGTCGGTGGAGGATGGGGGCGGCTCGTTCCAGGTTCTCAACCTGCCGTTCCGGATGTCCGGCGCCGATACGACGCCGGCCAGGGCGATGGCCGCGCTCGGCGAGCACACGGGTGCGTTGCGCGACGAGATTGGCCTCGCCGATGACGCGTCAATTCCGTGA
- a CDS encoding oxygenase MpaB family protein codes for MVVEKDLEAALDQVRADAAGPVPGVFGPSSVTWRIDREAVIFLGAGRALLLQLAHPWVAAAIAEHSRTLADPIGRFHRTFDIVFAMVFGSLDRALLSSRQLHRRHSMIVGEMPGTVGPFAAGSRYCANDIPSLRWVHATLVETGLMAHDLVLPQLSVEERERYWTEGRLFGALFGLTGDDLPADWSGFAAYTAAMAQSETLTVSPAARKIATQIFTGARPWLRPPRWYRALTASLLPERLRAGFGFELDERDIRSADNAMKWIRRVYPKLPDRLRYVGPYQEAQARLRGELQPDWITRCLNRAWIGRPQMDVRGKG; via the coding sequence TTGGTCGTTGAGAAAGATCTGGAGGCGGCGCTCGATCAGGTCCGCGCTGACGCGGCGGGGCCGGTCCCCGGCGTGTTCGGCCCGTCCTCGGTCACCTGGCGGATCGACCGGGAAGCCGTCATCTTTCTCGGCGCCGGCCGCGCGCTGCTGCTGCAATTGGCTCACCCCTGGGTCGCTGCCGCCATCGCCGAGCACTCCCGGACGTTGGCCGATCCGATCGGCCGCTTTCACCGCACCTTCGACATCGTCTTCGCCATGGTGTTCGGCTCGCTCGACCGTGCCTTGCTGTCGTCGCGGCAACTGCACCGGCGTCACAGCATGATCGTCGGAGAGATGCCCGGGACGGTGGGCCCATTCGCTGCCGGCTCGCGCTACTGCGCCAACGACATCCCGTCTTTGCGCTGGGTTCATGCGACGCTGGTCGAGACGGGGCTGATGGCGCATGATCTGGTTCTGCCGCAGCTCTCCGTGGAGGAGCGCGAGCGCTACTGGACCGAGGGCCGGCTGTTCGGCGCCTTGTTCGGATTGACCGGGGATGATTTGCCGGCGGACTGGTCCGGCTTTGCCGCTTACACCGCAGCGATGGCGCAGTCGGAGACTTTGACCGTCAGCCCGGCCGCGCGCAAGATCGCGACACAAATCTTCACCGGCGCCCGTCCTTGGTTGCGGCCACCGCGCTGGTATCGCGCGCTGACGGCAAGCCTGCTCCCGGAGCGATTGCGTGCAGGCTTCGGGTTCGAACTGGACGAGCGCGATATCAGATCCGCCGACAACGCGATGAAATGGATCAGGCGCGTCTATCCGAAATTGCCGGACAGGCTGCGCTATGTCGGTCCCTACCAGGAAGCGCAGGCGCGGCTGCGAGGAGAGTTGCAGCCGGACTGGATAACCCGTTGCCTCAACCGCGCCTGGATCGGACGGCCGCAGATGGACGTGCGCGGCAAGGGGTGA
- a CDS encoding LysR family transcriptional regulator, translating into MEMHQVRYFLAVAQLLNFTRAAEECNVTQPSLTRAIKQLEAELGGDLFRRERPAAQLTELGQRMHPLLKQCYDAAAGARSLASSFKSGEVGALRVALTHSVDLALLIPHLNEIRRQFNRLEFRFLRGTSREVAEFLKKGEAELGIAAEIDEAWERLDVWPLFTEAFDLIVSREHRLAEHDTIEPDDLRAEQFLGRSYCEHSKRIAASLREHGIDVDHGHEISSERDLVELVEADIGIAMMPHTSPVPESLKRAAVAGLDARRTVSLYGVAGRQRTAVANAVMRMLRGADWRSIAG; encoded by the coding sequence ATGGAAATGCACCAGGTCCGCTATTTCCTCGCGGTGGCGCAGCTTTTGAATTTCACGCGCGCCGCCGAGGAGTGCAACGTCACGCAGCCCTCGCTGACGCGCGCGATCAAGCAGCTCGAGGCCGAGCTGGGCGGCGACCTGTTTCGCCGCGAACGGCCGGCGGCGCAACTGACCGAGCTGGGCCAGCGCATGCATCCGCTGCTGAAGCAGTGCTATGACGCCGCCGCCGGTGCGCGCTCGCTCGCCTCCTCGTTCAAAAGTGGTGAGGTCGGCGCGCTCCGCGTTGCGCTGACGCATTCGGTCGACCTGGCGCTGCTCATCCCGCACCTCAACGAGATCAGGCGGCAGTTCAACCGGCTCGAATTCCGCTTCCTGCGCGGGACGAGCCGCGAGGTCGCAGAATTCCTGAAGAAGGGCGAGGCCGAGCTCGGCATCGCCGCCGAGATCGACGAGGCCTGGGAACGGCTCGACGTCTGGCCGCTGTTCACCGAGGCGTTCGATCTCATCGTCAGCAGGGAGCACCGGCTTGCCGAGCACGACACGATCGAGCCGGACGACCTGCGCGCGGAACAATTCCTCGGCCGCAGCTATTGCGAGCATTCCAAGCGCATCGCAGCGAGCCTGCGCGAGCACGGCATCGATGTCGATCACGGCCACGAGATTTCGAGCGAACGCGACCTGGTCGAACTGGTGGAGGCCGATATCGGCATCGCCATGATGCCCCACACCTCGCCCGTGCCGGAGAGCCTGAAACGCGCTGCGGTTGCCGGCCTCGATGCCCGCCGCACCGTCAGCCTCTATGGCGTCGCCGGCCGCCAGCGCACGGCGGTGGCCAACGCCGTGATGCGCATGCTGCGCGGTGCGGACTGGCGGTCGATTGCGGGGTAG
- the glgA gene encoding glycogen synthase GlgA, which yields MRVLFVTTEMDDFVRVGGLGAVSAALPRALRPFADIRIMLPGYRDIIEQLTHIQIVGRCPSFADLPACSLGRAATKDGLPVYVLLCSQLYDRPGNPYGDESGRDWPDNDIRFARFASAAAELAMGKLDKNWAADLIHANDWQASLVPAYLAWRGAKLPSILTIHNLAYQGLFPKDSLRRIGAPESAFHIDGLEFYDQVSFLKAGLVYASHLTTVSGTYAREITTAEFGCGLEGLLRLRSDAAELTGILNGIDESWDPRSCAQLAQQFGAGDWVGKKANADYVRKQFGLAVSRGPMFGIVARLVHQKGIDLVLSAADEIIDAGGQIVVTGSGEPALEQALIDAHRRRPDAIGVAIGFNDAQARRIFAGSDFTLMPSRFEPCGLSQMYAQRFGSLPIGHQTGGLAETITDGETGFLFSRPSHESFLGGVRRAFEAFMAQDQLDSMRRSAMGRSFSWSISADSYSALYRKLAAV from the coding sequence TTGAGGGTCTTGTTCGTTACGACAGAAATGGACGACTTCGTCCGCGTCGGCGGACTTGGAGCCGTTTCCGCTGCCCTGCCCAGAGCCCTTCGCCCCTTCGCCGATATCCGGATCATGTTGCCCGGCTATCGCGACATCATCGAGCAACTCACGCATATTCAGATCGTTGGCCGCTGCCCGTCGTTTGCGGATCTGCCGGCCTGCTCGCTCGGCCGGGCCGCGACCAAGGACGGCCTGCCGGTCTATGTGCTGTTATGCTCGCAACTCTACGACCGGCCCGGCAATCCCTATGGCGACGAGTCCGGACGCGACTGGCCGGACAACGACATCCGCTTCGCACGCTTTGCCTCGGCAGCCGCTGAGCTGGCCATGGGCAAGCTGGACAAGAATTGGGCAGCAGACCTGATCCATGCCAACGACTGGCAGGCCTCGCTCGTGCCCGCCTATCTCGCCTGGCGCGGCGCCAAGCTGCCGTCGATCCTGACCATTCACAACCTCGCCTATCAGGGCCTCTTCCCGAAGGACTCGCTGCGGCGGATCGGCGCACCGGAAAGCGCCTTCCACATCGACGGCCTCGAATTCTACGACCAGGTCTCCTTCCTCAAGGCTGGCCTCGTCTACGCCTCGCATCTCACCACCGTCAGCGGCACCTATGCGCGCGAGATCACCACGGCCGAGTTCGGCTGCGGCCTGGAGGGTCTGCTCCGGCTGCGCTCGGACGCCGCCGAGCTCACCGGCATCCTCAACGGCATCGACGAGAGCTGGGACCCGCGCTCCTGCGCCCAGCTCGCCCAGCAATTCGGCGCCGGCGACTGGGTCGGCAAGAAGGCCAATGCGGACTACGTGCGCAAGCAGTTCGGGCTGGCGGTGTCGCGCGGCCCGATGTTCGGCATCGTCGCGCGGCTCGTGCACCAGAAGGGCATCGATCTCGTGCTGTCCGCGGCCGACGAGATCATCGATGCCGGCGGCCAGATCGTGGTCACCGGCTCCGGCGAGCCGGCGCTCGAGCAGGCGCTGATCGACGCACATCGCCGCCGCCCCGATGCGATCGGCGTTGCGATCGGCTTCAACGACGCCCAGGCGCGGCGCATCTTCGCCGGCAGCGACTTCACCCTGATGCCGTCGCGCTTCGAGCCGTGCGGCCTCAGCCAGATGTACGCCCAGCGCTTCGGCTCGCTGCCGATCGGGCACCAGACCGGCGGCTTGGCCGAGACCATCACCGACGGCGAGACCGGCTTCCTGTTCTCGAGACCCTCGCACGAATCCTTCCTCGGCGGCGTCCGCCGGGCCTTCGAAGCCTTCATGGCGCAGGACCAGCTCGACTCCATGCGCCGCAGCGCCATGGGACGGTCGTTCTCCTGGAGCATCTCGGCCGACAGCTATAGCGCGCTGTACCGGAAGCTGGCAGCGGTGTGA
- a CDS encoding enoyl-CoA hydratase, which translates to MPDISNETSYADGKILKHATDGVGVITFNNPDKRNAMSLEMWEGFGEALTALRDDDAVRVVILRGAGGKAFVSGADISQFEKTRHNAAASEDYARRSAAQRALLADYPKPTIACIQGFCLGGGMQVAMLADIRIAALGSQFGIPAARLGIAYGYDGLRHLVSLVGPSWARLLMYTGMRIDSAEALRIGLVERVVPDDQLWGETMAIAATISQNAPLAIKAAKITIAQVLKDESGRDMEAIKAIGHACMDSADFREGRQAFMEKRKPQFSGR; encoded by the coding sequence ATGCCCGACATTTCCAATGAAACTTCCTACGCCGACGGCAAGATCCTCAAGCACGCCACTGATGGCGTCGGCGTGATCACCTTCAACAATCCCGACAAGCGCAATGCGATGTCGCTGGAGATGTGGGAGGGATTTGGCGAGGCACTGACGGCCTTGCGCGACGACGACGCGGTGCGCGTCGTGATCCTGCGCGGCGCCGGCGGCAAGGCGTTCGTATCCGGCGCCGACATCAGCCAGTTCGAGAAGACGCGCCACAACGCGGCGGCGTCCGAGGATTACGCCAGACGCAGCGCCGCCCAGCGCGCGCTGCTCGCCGACTATCCCAAGCCGACGATCGCCTGCATCCAGGGCTTTTGTCTCGGCGGCGGCATGCAGGTCGCGATGCTTGCCGACATCCGCATCGCTGCGCTTGGCAGCCAGTTCGGCATTCCCGCGGCAAGGCTCGGCATCGCCTATGGCTACGACGGATTGCGGCACCTGGTGTCGCTGGTCGGCCCGTCCTGGGCGCGGCTGCTGATGTACACGGGCATGCGGATCGATTCCGCGGAAGCGCTGCGCATTGGCCTCGTCGAGCGCGTGGTCCCGGACGATCAGCTCTGGGGCGAGACCATGGCGATCGCCGCGACGATCTCGCAGAACGCCCCGCTCGCGATCAAGGCCGCCAAGATCACCATCGCACAGGTGCTGAAGGACGAAAGCGGTCGCGACATGGAGGCGATCAAGGCGATCGGCCATGCCTGCATGGACTCCGCCGATTTTCGCGAGGGCCGGCAGGCCTTCATGGAGAAGCGCAAGCCGCAATTTTCGGGGCGGTGA
- a CDS encoding peroxiredoxin-like family protein produces the protein MTSLSPADAEQLKLAFQRCREMEGTLNEQLLAYADASRQVFPAYGEAVDRLVARLNGNGGGENAPRPGDPMPLFMLPDETGRLVTLPALLAQGPVAVMFFRGHWCPYCRLNVRAVVQAQDRIKAMGAQIVAIMPETQEYTRQIKADSSAPFPILTDLDNGYALSLNLAIWLGVEIQRLLSYQDMAKFHGNDGWMLPIPAVFVVGRDGIVKARFVDPDFRKRMEIDDLIEALESASREN, from the coding sequence ATGACCTCTCTCTCACCAGCTGACGCCGAGCAGCTCAAGCTTGCCTTCCAGCGCTGCCGCGAGATGGAGGGAACCCTGAACGAGCAGCTCCTCGCGTATGCCGACGCAAGCCGCCAGGTGTTTCCGGCCTATGGCGAGGCGGTCGATCGCCTGGTGGCGCGATTGAACGGGAACGGCGGCGGGGAGAACGCGCCGCGTCCGGGCGATCCGATGCCGCTATTCATGCTGCCGGACGAGACGGGGCGTCTCGTGACGTTGCCCGCGCTGCTGGCGCAAGGCCCCGTCGCGGTGATGTTCTTCCGCGGCCACTGGTGCCCCTATTGCCGGCTCAATGTGCGCGCCGTGGTGCAGGCGCAGGACCGCATCAAGGCAATGGGCGCGCAGATCGTTGCGATCATGCCGGAGACGCAGGAATACACGCGGCAGATCAAGGCCGATTCCAGTGCGCCATTTCCGATCCTGACCGATCTCGACAACGGTTACGCGCTGTCGCTCAATCTCGCGATCTGGCTCGGCGTCGAGATCCAGCGCCTGTTGTCCTATCAGGATATGGCGAAATTCCACGGCAATGACGGCTGGATGCTGCCGATCCCGGCGGTGTTCGTGGTCGGCCGCGACGGTATCGTCAAAGCGCGCTTCGTCGATCCGGATTTCCGCAAGCGCATGGAGATCGACGATCTGATCGAGGCGTTGGAGAGCGCGAGCCGGGAGAACTGA
- a CDS encoding cupin domain-containing protein has product MFKQHMLSRLVWSGAVVLGALTFAAQPALAGECPVDKIKPNAHQMVDYKPVGVTDVTLGAIDLGKQPAHIEGRELRFRKLTIEPGGIVPWHSHDDRPALIFVQQGEIVEYASNCVDPIVHKAGDIRPEVSGTSHWWKNLGKETVILYVGDVRRDPNDHHM; this is encoded by the coding sequence ATGTTCAAGCAGCACATGTTGTCGCGCCTGGTCTGGTCGGGCGCAGTCGTTCTCGGTGCACTGACATTTGCGGCGCAGCCGGCGCTCGCGGGCGAATGTCCTGTCGACAAGATCAAGCCGAACGCGCACCAGATGGTCGACTATAAGCCGGTCGGCGTCACCGACGTCACGCTCGGCGCCATCGACCTCGGCAAGCAGCCGGCGCATATCGAGGGCCGCGAGCTGCGCTTCCGCAAGCTCACCATCGAGCCCGGCGGCATCGTGCCCTGGCACAGCCACGACGACCGTCCTGCCCTGATCTTCGTGCAGCAGGGCGAGATCGTCGAGTACGCGTCCAACTGCGTCGATCCGATCGTGCACAAGGCCGGCGACATCCGCCCCGAGGTATCAGGCACCTCGCACTGGTGGAAGAACCTCGGCAAGGAAACCGTCATTCTCTATGTCGGCGACGTCCGCAGGGACCCTAATGACCACCACATGTGA